Proteins found in one Angustibacter sp. Root456 genomic segment:
- a CDS encoding shikimate kinase, with amino-acid sequence MSAGPRPRLVVVGPPGSGKTTIGRAVAQSLGEPFVDVDEVVEQREGRSISDIFVDDGEPAFRELEREVCAQLLANGSGVVALGGGSVLDPRTEADLQGLHVVFLVVGIADAAKRVGFAQSRPLLMVNPRAAWTQLMNARRPVYERVATFAVDTAGRSVDEVVTDVVTALKEREQA; translated from the coding sequence ATGAGCGCAGGCCCGCGGCCGCGGCTCGTCGTGGTGGGTCCGCCCGGGTCGGGCAAGACCACGATCGGGCGCGCAGTGGCGCAGTCGCTCGGTGAGCCCTTCGTCGACGTCGACGAGGTCGTCGAGCAGCGCGAGGGTCGCTCGATCTCCGACATCTTCGTCGACGACGGCGAGCCGGCCTTCCGCGAGCTGGAGCGCGAGGTGTGCGCGCAGCTGCTCGCCAACGGCTCCGGCGTCGTCGCGCTCGGCGGCGGATCGGTGCTCGACCCCCGCACCGAGGCCGACCTGCAGGGCCTGCACGTCGTGTTCCTCGTCGTCGGGATCGCCGACGCCGCCAAGCGCGTGGGCTTCGCGCAGAGCCGGCCCCTGCTCATGGTCAACCCGCGCGCGGCCTGGACCCAGCTCATGAACGCCCGCCGGCCGGTGTACGAGCGGGTGGCGACCTTCGCCGTCGACACCGCCGGCCGGTCGGTCGACGAGGTCGTCACGGACGTCGTGACGGCGCTGAAGGAGCGCGAGCAGGCATGA